AAATGATTTAGAATTTGGTTTACCATCTAGGGGATATTTTGGTTCACCATCATTAAAAATCAAAAAAATTGCCGTATCAGGTAAATAAATAAAACTCCCCATTTATCCGTAAGGGTAAATGGGGTTAATAATAATTATTGTTATTAGTTTTATTTTTTGATAGAATAATAAAAAAGTTATAAGGAGGGGATTATTTTGTTAGAAACTTTACTAGTCAGTTCTTTAGCAGGTTTAGCAACTGCCGTTGGTGCTTTATTAGTTATCTTATTTAAAAAACCAGGGGAAAAAGTTATTTTTACTACTATGGGTTTTGCAGCAGGGATTATGATTGCTATTTCTACTTTAGAACTTATTCCAGAAGCCGCCGAGTTAGGGGGTAATTTTAACACTGCCTTAGGTTTTACTTTAGGAGTTTTATTAATGTTTTTATTAGATATTTTGGTACCCCATTCCCATATTGGTTCTGGAGAAATGGAAAATGATGAAAAGGGTAAATTTAAAAAAATGGGTTATTTTATATTTTTAGGGATAGCCATACATAACTTGCCAGAGGGTTTAGCTATTGGGGCAGGCTTTGAAGCTGGAAAGTCTTTGGGAATATCCATTGCCATTGCCCTAGCTATCCACAACGTACCGGAAGGAATGGCAACTGCTGTCCCCCTATTGGCTGGAGGGGTTAGCAAGTTAAAGGTTATTTTTCTAACTTTAATAGCTGGGATGATGTTCCCAGTCGGGACCATTATAGGTATGTTGTTTTTTCAAATATCTGAGGGTTTTGTTGCCATTGGTTTAAGTTTAGCAGCAGGGGCCATGATATATATCGTTTCTGATGAGTTAATACCCCACTCCCATGGAGGACATTCTCATTGGGGAAATTTAGGATTACTTTTAGGATTTTTATTAGGATTTTTAATATTATAATTATAAAAAGTAGCATTTTAGCCACTTTAAATTCCAGCACCTAATTCTCCTCAGGTCAAAAATCTCCCTTGATGTCATTCTCAATTAAGGTGTATAATTTAGTTATCTAAATATTTAATAGCAAAATTTTAGGAGGTAATCTAATGAGGATTGGAATTATAGGAGCTGGAGTTGGTGGAACATCAATTCTTAGAATTTTGAATGAACTAAATACAGTAGATGTACTTTGGATCACAGATATTAACCAACAAGCAGAAGGAATAAAATTGGCAAAAAAAAATGGGATAAACACAGGGGATGATTTTTTAAAATTTTTACATAGTGTCCCTGTAGACTGTATCATCGAAGCTACCGGTGTAGAAAAGGTGAAAAAATTATTAATTGAAAATGTTCCTGAAAATACGACAGTTATTGATGGACAAGCTGCTAATTTGTTAATGGAGATAGTTTCAGGTAGAGATAACTTAATTAGGGAACTAAAAAATATGGCTTTTAAACTTGAACAAGACTTAACCCACCTCAATCAAGGGATTTTAGATGTGGGTAAAGCATTGGAAGAAATTAAAAATGGTACATATGATTTGTCTCAGATGGGTGAAAGGTTAGTGGAAGAATCATATAAAACAACGGAAGCTTTTAACAGAACCCAAGAAATTTTAGGTTTTATTAAATCTATTAGTAAACAAAGTAAAATATTAGGTATCAATTCTGCTATAGAGGCTGCTAGAGCTGGAGAGTTAGGCCGTGGCTTTGGTGTGGTAGCAGAAGAAATTAGAACTATGGCTGATTCATCGGAGAAATCAGTAGAGGAGATCCAACAGGTAATCTTAGATATTCAAAATAATATGGATGGAGTTCAAAAGGGAATTAATATCGCTTCAGATGTTGCCCATAAACAAGCTGAAGCTACACAACGGGCCAGTCTTTTATTGAAGAAATTATCAAGTATTTCCAGAGAAATAAAAGAGTTTGCTGAAGAACTAGTTTCTCTCTAAATATATTTATTTTGTATATATTTAAAATAAAAGAGCAAGGTTAGAGTTTTTTAAGACTAATCTTGCTTTTTTTTAATACTAGCTAAGGAATAATTAATATACTATAATATTAGTAATAAATAGCAGTTTGAGGTGAAAAAATGGTAAAAGTAATAATAATTGATGATTCTGTATTTATGCGAAGGGTAATTAGAGATATTTTAACAAAAAATGGAATAGAGGTCATAGCTGAAGGAGAAAATGGTTTTGTAGGTTTAAAGTATATTTTAGAACTTAACCCTGATGTGGTGCTGTTAGATATAGAAATGCCTGTTCTTACTGGATTAGATACTTTAGCCCTTATAATGAAGAAAAAGCCTACTCCAGTTATAATGTTTAGTACTTTAACTAAAGAAGGGGCTAATGTAACTATGGAAGCCCTTAAATTAGGGGCTGTGGATTTCTTACATAAACCGAATAATAGTTTGGAAATACATAATATTGAAGAAGTATTAGTGGAAAAAATTAACACAGCAGCTAAAGCTAATATTAAAAAGGCTCAAGGGAGTGGAAGGAAAAAAACTTTAAATTCAAATACTCAAAATAAATTAACACTTCTAGGAGAAGTTAATAAAATCTGTGTCATCGGTTGTTCTACAGGTGGTCCTAAGGCGTTAACAAACATCTTTGAAAATTTGCAGGAATTAAAAGAACCCATCTTAGTTGTTCAACATATGCCTGCCTTTTTTACCAAAACTTTAGCTAAAAGGTTAGATGATATTACCCCTTATTTAGTAAAAGAAGGTGAGGATAATGAGGAGATTAAAAAAGGAGTAGTTTATTTGGCACCAGGAGATTATCATATGATAGTGGAAGAACAAAGGGGCAAGTTTTTTCTTAGGTTGAATAAACAGCCTGCCATCCATGGTTGTAGACCTGCCGTTGATCCCCTCTTTAAATCCGTTGCCCCTATTTTTAAAGATAGAGTTTTAGGTTGTATTCTTACAGGAATGGGAAAAGATGGGACTGAAGGCTGTGAAGCAATCAAAGGGTATGGTGGCAAAGTTTATGTAGAAAGTGAAGAAACTTGCACTATCTATGGTATGCCCAAACAGGTGGTGGAGCGGAATTTAGCTGATAAAATAGTACCTATAAATTTATTTGCCGATGAAATACGGGATTTTCTAAAATAATAGATGATGAGTGATAATATGCATAAAATATTAATTGTTGAAGATGAAAGTGCTATTTTAGAACTGATAAAATTTAATGTAAAAAAAGAAGGTTATGATGTAGTTGAAGCCCGGGATGGTAATACCGCTTTAACTTATTTAAAGGAAAATAAAGTGGATTTGGTTATTCTAGATTTAATGCTGCCTGGTATTGATGGGATAGAGATATGTAGGCATATTAGGCAAATGTATGGATTTAGTGTATATGTTATTATGTTAACAGCTAAGGGTGAAGAAATTGATAAAATTGTAGGATTAGAGATCGGTGCAGATGATTACATGACAAAACCTTTCAGTCCAAGGGAACTGCTGGCAAGGATAAAGGCTGCTTTTAGAAGAAATATTGATATAGGAGATAGAGAAAAGAAATTTATCGTTAAGGGCGATTTAAAAATCGATAAAGATCAGTATTATTGTGAGTATAAAGGGGTACCATTAGACCTCACCCCTAAACAATTTTCCTTATTACTTTACCTAGTTGAAAACGCTGGCAAGGTTTGTACTAGGGAAGAATTATTATCTAAAGTATGGGGATATGATTATTTAGGAGATAGTAGAACGGTAGATGTCCATATCAGACAGTTAAGACAAAGTTTATCAGATATAGATGATAATGATATACCTATCCAAACATTGTGGGGAGTAGGTTATCGTTTTAGGAGTGAAAGTAGTGGCATCAATAAAAAGTAAAATTACCATTACTTATACTTTATTATTTTTAGGGATTTTTACTTTATTAGGGATTTACTTATCCAGTTATTTTGTTAATCAATATATAAATACATTGGAAAAAGATTTAATTAATAATACTAAAATGTTATCAGGTTTTATTAGATTTTTAGATAGGGAATTTCTAAATAGTTATGCTGAAGATGTATCTCATACATTAGGATTTAGGGTTACCATTTTAGATATAAATGGAAAGCCATTAGCTGAAACGGCAAAGCCAGTAGAACAACTAGATAATCATTTAGATAGGCCGGAAATCCAAAGTGCTTTACAGGGTAAAATAACAACATCTAAAAGATATAGCGATACTATAAAGGAAGAGATGCTCTATTCCGCAGCTCCTATTTACAATGTACAAGGGGAAATCATAGGTTTTTTTAGGCTAGCAAAATCTTTAAAAGATATCCAAAAATTTATCTACAATATTAGATTGGTGATTTTTTTATCCATTGTAATTGGAATACTTTTAACTTGGATTTTTGGTAGTATTATAGCCCATGCCTTTACAGAAAATATTAACAAATTGATAGTTAAAGCGAGGGAGTTTGGCAAAGGTCATTTTTCATCTAGAGTAAAAGTGATAGCCCAAGATGAAATAGGGGAACTAGAGGCAGTATTTAATGAGATGGGTAATAATATATCTTTAATGATGGAAAATAATGCAAAGGAAAAAACGAGGATTGAAAATATTTTGCGGAGCTTACCAATAGGGGTATTGATAATTAATAAAAAGGGGATTGTAGTTACTTCTAATAATGCAGCAAGGGAAATGTTGAACATAGATTTAAAAGGTGTTAATAAACCTTTAACATACTTAACAAGGGATTATCAAGTTAATGATTTTGTCAATAATCTCCTTAAAGGCCATGAGCAACAGCAGTTAGAAGTTGTTCTGAAAAATAAAAATGGAGAACCTCAATTTATAAGATTAAAAGGTGCAGGTTTATATCGGGGAAATAGCACCATACCTGATGAAATAGTAGTGGTATTACAAGATGTCACCGATTTACGCCGTCTAGAACAAGTGCGTAAGGATTTAGTAGCTAATATCTCCCATGAACTGAGAACTCCAGTTACCGCAATCCAAGGATTTGCAGAAACATTATTAGAAGGTGATGTGGATGAAGAAACCACAAAGCATTTTCTAAATATAATTAAAGATGAATCCTATAGGCTTTCCAGATTAATCAATGATATCCTTAATTTGTCAAAATTAGAAAGTTCTCAAGAAAAGAGAAAAGAAGGTATCTGTAATTTAAAAGATACAGCAGTAAGGGTTTTAAGTCTTTTTAATGAAAAAATAACTGAAAAAGCAATTGAAGTTAAAATGGATATTCCTGAAGATTTAATTTTAGCAGTAGATAAAGATTATGTAGAACAGGTATTAGTTAATTATGTAGATAATGCTATAAAATACACCTATCCTAAAACAAAGATTACCATAAGTGGAGTTAAACAGGATAATGGATTTGCTAGAATTGTAGTAATTGATAATGGTCCTGGTATTCCAATAAAAGACCAAGCTAGGGTTTTTGAAAGATTTTTTAGGGTAGAAAAATCACGGCAGCGGGATGTCGGAGGGACAGGTTTAGGATTAGCTATTGTAAAACACATTGTGGAAGGTTTTAAAGGAGAAGTAGGTGTTAGAAGTATCGAAAAAGGTACAGTCTTTTGGGCAACACTGCCTATGTGTTATTAAAATTAGGGCAAATTTATTGGAAACAATAAATTTGTCTTTTTTACATTATCTTAATAATAACGTAAAAGTTCTTGGTGTCATATTAAAGAACTATTAAATTGCGAGAATAATTGTCAGGGTTGTTAAAAAAATAAAAAATTGTTATCATAAGTATTAGTAAGTGATGAAAAGGTGGGTAAAATGCTTAAAGAAAAAATTAGGGAAAAGGGAAAGGAATTAGGATTTTGTCAAGTTGGGTTTACCCATCCTGCCCCTTTTGAAGAATATAAAATTGTATTAGAAAAACTTAAAAGATTAAATAATTACCCCCCCTTTGTTCCAGAAGATATAAATTTGAGGACTGATCCAAAGCTGATAATGGAAAATTGTAAAACAATTATAGCAGTTGCCTTTCCATACATTAATTATGTCAAATTATCTTTACTATATCCTCCAGCTAAAGATGAAGGCTATATTTCTCCTAGTGCCTGGGGATTGGATTATCATATTTTAGTGAAAGATAAAATGGAGGAATTAATCTGTTTTATTAATGGACAAACAAAGGGACAATATCAATTTATGAGTTTTGTGGATACAGGGCCTTTATCTGATAGGGAAATAGCTAAACGGGCGGGTATAGGGTTTGTAGGGAAAAATTCCAGTTTGATTACTAAAGAAATGGGTTCCTTTGTTTGGTTAGGCCATATTTTGACAGATTTAGAATTGAGTCCAGATTCTATAGATACTATAGACAATTTAAATTGTGGTGATTGTAACCTATGTATTCAAAGCTGTCCAACAAATGCCATAAAGGAAGATTGGATTATAGATTATTCCAAATGTCTCGCTAATGTACTGATACAAAAGGGGGCGCTTCCTTTAGAGATTCAGGAAAAGATGGGTAAAAGGATATATGGGTGTGATACATGTCAATTGGTTTGTCCTAAAAATAAAGAAATATTAAAAAAATATTGTCATTCAAATGCTTCCCTTGGTTGGATTAAGTTACAAGAGTTAATTGAGTTATCAAACAAGTCTTTTAAAAATAAATACGGTAATACTGCTTTTAGCTGGCGGGGAAAGGGTGTTTTATCCCGTAATGCTAAAACTATTATAGAAAAAAATAAAGATTTGCAATAAGTTGCATATTAAACAGAGTATTTAATAATAATGTTTAATATGCTTTTTTTATTAATTTTATAAAATTTTTACATAAAAATTAAAAATTCAAAAAGGATATTTACTTTTTTTATAGAATATATTATTGAGTTAAAAAAATCAGAAAAATCTCTAAAGGGAAAAGGGGGACTTCCTTTGAAAAAACAACTACCACCACAATTGAACGACAAAGGGGAAGAGGAAAAATTAAATTCTAAAACCAGTATCACTAAACTATCTTTAACATCTAGGGCAGAAAACTGTTTATTAGGAGAAGGAATTAACACTTTAGAAAAGCTAATTAATACACCAATACCTAAACTTTTAGAAATTAAGAATCTCGGTGGTAAATCTTTAGAAGAAGTAGTGGTTAAAATAAAGGAATTTAAAGAACAGAACCCTTACTCAAAGGAATGGCAGAATATTTATTGGGGAGTAAAGGTTTCAGATCAAGGGATGAAGACGACATTAGGAAATATAATTATTAACTATCCTATAGATTTTTTACCAATTGAAGAGTTAATTATCCTTTTGAAAAGAAAAGGAGTTAAAAATATAAAAGAATTACTGAAATTAGATGAATGGGAGTCATTTTTAAACTATAAGGGTAGAATTTTTGACCGTCTTTATAAATATAATCATAAATTAATGGAACAAACGGCCGGGGCAGCATATTATGAAAAGATATTGACATATAATCAGCTGCCGGTGGCTTTGGATTTTATAAGGGAAAAAATAGTAGCTGTAGATTCTAGAACATGGACAGAAAATATCTTTAAAGGCCTTTCTTCTAGAGAAATGGAAATAATTCAAAAGTATTATGGCTTAAAGGGAGCTAGACTGACTTTGCAAGAAATAGGAGACCAATATGGATTAACCAGAGCTAGGATCCAACAGATTGTTAAAAAGAT
This sequence is a window from Anaerobranca californiensis DSM 14826. Protein-coding genes within it:
- a CDS encoding response regulator; this encodes MHKILIVEDESAILELIKFNVKKEGYDVVEARDGNTALTYLKENKVDLVILDLMLPGIDGIEICRHIRQMYGFSVYVIMLTAKGEEIDKIVGLEIGADDYMTKPFSPRELLARIKAAFRRNIDIGDREKKFIVKGDLKIDKDQYYCEYKGVPLDLTPKQFSLLLYLVENAGKVCTREELLSKVWGYDYLGDSRTVDVHIRQLRQSLSDIDDNDIPIQTLWGVGYRFRSESSGINKK
- a CDS encoding ZIP family metal transporter, yielding MLETLLVSSLAGLATAVGALLVILFKKPGEKVIFTTMGFAAGIMIAISTLELIPEAAELGGNFNTALGFTLGVLLMFLLDILVPHSHIGSGEMENDEKGKFKKMGYFIFLGIAIHNLPEGLAIGAGFEAGKSLGISIAIALAIHNVPEGMATAVPLLAGGVSKLKVIFLTLIAGMMFPVGTIIGMLFFQISEGFVAIGLSLAAGAMIYIVSDELIPHSHGGHSHWGNLGLLLGFLLGFLIL
- a CDS encoding protein-glutamate methylesterase/protein-glutamine glutaminase, whose product is MVKVIIIDDSVFMRRVIRDILTKNGIEVIAEGENGFVGLKYILELNPDVVLLDIEMPVLTGLDTLALIMKKKPTPVIMFSTLTKEGANVTMEALKLGAVDFLHKPNNSLEIHNIEEVLVEKINTAAKANIKKAQGSGRKKTLNSNTQNKLTLLGEVNKICVIGCSTGGPKALTNIFENLQELKEPILVVQHMPAFFTKTLAKRLDDITPYLVKEGEDNEEIKKGVVYLAPGDYHMIVEEQRGKFFLRLNKQPAIHGCRPAVDPLFKSVAPIFKDRVLGCILTGMGKDGTEGCEAIKGYGGKVYVESEETCTIYGMPKQVVERNLADKIVPINLFADEIRDFLK
- a CDS encoding methyl-accepting chemotaxis protein → MRIGIIGAGVGGTSILRILNELNTVDVLWITDINQQAEGIKLAKKNGINTGDDFLKFLHSVPVDCIIEATGVEKVKKLLIENVPENTTVIDGQAANLLMEIVSGRDNLIRELKNMAFKLEQDLTHLNQGILDVGKALEEIKNGTYDLSQMGERLVEESYKTTEAFNRTQEILGFIKSISKQSKILGINSAIEAARAGELGRGFGVVAEEIRTMADSSEKSVEEIQQVILDIQNNMDGVQKGINIASDVAHKQAEATQRASLLLKKLSSISREIKEFAEELVSL
- the queG gene encoding tRNA epoxyqueuosine(34) reductase QueG, which translates into the protein MLKEKIREKGKELGFCQVGFTHPAPFEEYKIVLEKLKRLNNYPPFVPEDINLRTDPKLIMENCKTIIAVAFPYINYVKLSLLYPPAKDEGYISPSAWGLDYHILVKDKMEELICFINGQTKGQYQFMSFVDTGPLSDREIAKRAGIGFVGKNSSLITKEMGSFVWLGHILTDLELSPDSIDTIDNLNCGDCNLCIQSCPTNAIKEDWIIDYSKCLANVLIQKGALPLEIQEKMGKRIYGCDTCQLVCPKNKEILKKYCHSNASLGWIKLQELIELSNKSFKNKYGNTAFSWRGKGVLSRNAKTIIEKNKDLQ
- a CDS encoding ATP-binding protein; amino-acid sequence: MASIKSKITITYTLLFLGIFTLLGIYLSSYFVNQYINTLEKDLINNTKMLSGFIRFLDREFLNSYAEDVSHTLGFRVTILDINGKPLAETAKPVEQLDNHLDRPEIQSALQGKITTSKRYSDTIKEEMLYSAAPIYNVQGEIIGFFRLAKSLKDIQKFIYNIRLVIFLSIVIGILLTWIFGSIIAHAFTENINKLIVKAREFGKGHFSSRVKVIAQDEIGELEAVFNEMGNNISLMMENNAKEKTRIENILRSLPIGVLIINKKGIVVTSNNAAREMLNIDLKGVNKPLTYLTRDYQVNDFVNNLLKGHEQQQLEVVLKNKNGEPQFIRLKGAGLYRGNSTIPDEIVVVLQDVTDLRRLEQVRKDLVANISHELRTPVTAIQGFAETLLEGDVDEETTKHFLNIIKDESYRLSRLINDILNLSKLESSQEKRKEGICNLKDTAVRVLSLFNEKITEKAIEVKMDIPEDLILAVDKDYVEQVLVNYVDNAIKYTYPKTKITISGVKQDNGFARIVVIDNGPGIPIKDQARVFERFFRVEKSRQRDVGGTGLGLAIVKHIVEGFKGEVGVRSIEKGTVFWATLPMCY